In Mus pahari chromosome 23, PAHARI_EIJ_v1.1, whole genome shotgun sequence, the DNA window GCGTGGGCCACTGTCTGAGCCCAGTGTGTCTGTAGTCGCCAGCTCCCGCAGTGTACAACGCTCCGGGAAAAGGCAGCTATGGGGGACCTGACGCCGCCGCAgccgccgcagcagcagcagcagctcactaCGTTCCTGCAGCAGCTCCAGGCTCTCAAACCCCCCAGGTTGGTCTGTTGCACACAGCCCTAGGTTGTGTGTGAACTGTAAGAAAGTGTAGATACGTGTGCTGGTgtgaggcagaggagaagggcaGGCTACAGGAGAACCATACCCTGAGGGCCAGTGGTTTATTTCTCAGAGGTGGGGACCAGAACCTGCTCCCGACGATGAGCCGGTCCTTGTCGGTGCCAGATTCAGGCCCCCTCTGGGACTTACATACCTCAGCTTCATCACAGTCAGGTGAGTGGCCACCCTACCCCATGCCACCTCCTGGTCCCTTGTACCCCTGAGTCTCCCGCTGCCCCCACTCTTGTCTGGCCTGCTCCACAGTGTCCCAGCCTCACACCCACTGGTTCAGAGAGGCAGAGCCCAAGCCCCCAAGCTGCTGCAAATGGCAGGAAGACGGGGACTCTAAAGTGGGACCCTGGACATCTAGGCAGGGAGGCTCATTTGGGGACAAATGTTTCTGCTTCCTATCTGAGGGAGGTTCCGCTGGGCCTCTGTAGCTGCCTGTTCCTCCTGCAGGTGGTGAGGCCAGTCTTTGGGACATACCAATTAACTCTTCGACTCAGGGTCCAATTCTAGAACAGCTCCAGCTGCAACATAAAGTAAGTAGAAGCAGGCTGACAGGGCGAACGAAGGCTGGCTGAGGCGGCCCAGCCTCCCTGCTGCCTAAAGTCCCTGTCACCTCAGTTTCAAGAGCGCAGAGAAGTGGAGCTCAGGGCGaagcgggaggaggaggagcggaAACGGCGGGAGGAGAAGCGgcgccagcagcagcagcagcagcagcaggaggagcagaagcggcggcaggaagaggaggagctcTTTCGGCGCAAGCAGGTTCAAGTCCCTCCTGTCTCCTGAGCCTAGCCTGGGCCTGGGGCCAGCGGGCCACCCTCACCCACTGTGTCCCTACTCAGGTACGGCAGCAGGAATTGTTGCTGAAGCTGCTACAGCAGCAGCAAGCGACGAATGTCCCtgtgccccctgcccccagctccccacccccactctgggCTGGCCTAgccaaacagggcctgtccatGAAGACTctgctggagctacagatggaaAGCGAGCGCCAACTGCACAAGCAGGCGGCACCGCGGGAGCCTCTGCGGTCCCAGGCCCCCAACCACCGAGTGGTGAGCACCCGCCCCAGGGAGCCCCTCTGCTGCAGTTTCCAGGAGTGCTTGGGTTGGGGGGAGGTATCCCTGAACTCCTATTCCTAGAGCTGAAGACCTATTTCCTTTCATTATTAGAAAGATGGCCCCTCTCCCTAGAATTCACCTCCTGCCCTCCAATTTGCCCCCAAATGAGCCTCCCTGCCTAGATGTCCAGGGTCCCATTTTAGAGCCCCTCTGACTTCCTGCCGTTTGCAGCAGCTTGGGGGCTTGGGCTCTGCCCCCCTGAACCAGTGGGTGTCTGAGGCTGGGCCACTGTGGGGCGGGCCAGACAAGAGTGGGGGCAGCGGCAGTGGCAACCTGGGACTCTGGGAAGAAACTCTCAAGAGTGGCGGGAGCCTGGCCCGGAGCCTGGGCTTAAAGAACAGTCGGAGCAGCCCGTCTCTCAGGTGGGTGAGGCGCCTGCCTGGCTGGGGCGcgtcaggaggaagggatgctcAGGTCTGGCCTTATCTGTGGCCTCcaatccccccccctccccccccagtgACTCGTACAGCCACCTGTCAGGCCGGCCTGTTCGCAAAAAGACGGACGAGGAAGAGAAGTTGCTGAAGCTGCTGCAGGGCATCCCTCGGCCCCAGGACGGCTTCACCCAGTGGTGTGAGCAGATGCTGCACACCCTGAGTACCACGGGCAGCCTGGATGGTATGGAGGCGCTCCTTGTAGGCCGCGTTGGCTCTAGGGACTCCAGAACTGTCCAGCGTGCCTGACCGTTCCCTCTCCATAGTGCCCATGGCTGTCGCGATCCTCAAGGAGGTGGAGTCCCCTTATGATGTCCATGATTATATTCGTTCCTGCCTGGGGGACACGCTGGAAGCCAAAGAATTTGCCAAACAATTCCTGGAGCGGAGGGCCAAACAGAAAGCCAGCCaacagcggcagcagcagcaacagcagcagcagcaggtggagTCTTGAGGGGCTTGGGAAGGCGGGCTGCCCAGGACTCGcctgactctcttctctcttgccGTAGGACGCCTGGCTGAGCAGCCCCTCCCTACAGACAGCCTTTCAGTCCAACCACAGCACCAAACTGGGCCCCGGGGAGGGCAGCAAGGCCAAGAGGCGAGCGCTGATGCTTCACTCCGACCCGAGCATCCTGGGTAAGTGTCGGGTGGGACTGGGAAGCTCCGCTTGCCCTGCACAGGTCTCAGAGGACCTGGGGGAGCTTACTCTCGCTTCTCCCTGGCTTCAGGGTACTCCCTGCACGGCCCTTCCGGTGAGATTGAGAGCGTGGATGACTACTGACCAGCCTGTCCCACCAGCCCCCTGGGCCTTAGactcaggtggcagcagcagcGTGGACCCTTGGGTCTCCAGCCTGCAGGCTCCCacagggagcagaggaggaagcGAGCAAGCAAGCGGGGCAGGGTCCCCAGCACTTGTTACAAACCACACGATGCACCTTAACTCACCCGCCACGAGGCACTTtacagatgggggaggggcctttcttttcctctttaattttaaacattaggAGAGACAAAAATATCATCCAAAAGCTAGACGGTAGACCCCTATGGGTGTGACATTGGAAGGTCcacagaggttttgtttttttgttttttgttttttaattatttttttttttagaaaaaaaaaaaaaagataaaaaataatgaaaaaaagttaggctgaaaggaaaaaaaaatcacactgttaTTTTCGGCCAGTGGGTACCAGGCCCCATGGAACTGTCCTGCCTGGCTCCCCTGAGGCTGCACTTACCCTGCTGCCCCAGAAGGTGGGTCATTGGGGTAACTGTCAGTTGGGTGCTGGCAGTTCGCACAGCAAGGAGTGAGCGAGGGAGGCCCTCTCCAGAAGCCCCGCCCACTGGACCCAATGCGATAGCTCCTGTGGCCGCGGCTGTGGCAGGCGTCCCGTAAGGGGCCAGAGTCGCCCCTTACCTTAGCTGCTTTGAGAGGAACGTTGCACAAGTGGACGAGCTGCCTCggctccctccccccacactggCCGGGGGAGCTGGGGAAGACCTGTCAGTGCCAGCCTGTCAGGTGGGCTCTGAACTCAGGCCTGCTGAGGGGCTGCCCCCCACTGCTGCCATTTCGGGGGACAGCCTGGGTGTGACACTGAAAGCCCCCGCTCCCTGCCTTTGCCACATGAATGTATTCTCTGGCCCCCAAGCCCGTCTCACCCCCTGAGGAGGGACACAGCCCTTCCTCAGGAGCTGGAGAACACCACCTCCTTTTATCATGGCCGAGGCCTTGCTTGTGAGGGAAGGACACGGAAGGAGTGGCTTGGGGCGGAACCTGTGGGGGGTGCGGTGAGGACCCCCGATCAGCAGCCAGCTGTGTGGGAAGCAGACCACAGCTCTCTACCTGACCCTCCGTTGACCAAATGGGAGAGGAGTTAGCAGCCCTCTCCTTGATGTTTTTCCTGTTGGGGTAAGGCTGGGGGCTGCCTTGCCTGTTGCTCACCGACCTCACTCCCAGTCCCCCCGCCCAGGCTTGTCTCCATTGTTGTTTGgctccccccctttttctttttaatatactgTGTTAGTGACTCTCCCATCGACCTCATTGCTCAGAATCCAGTATTAGGGCGAGCGAGCAAGCCTGCCACTGCTTCCTCCATGaatgtatttctcttttctgtcctggGGAAGTGGGGAGTGGCCCCAGTTtctttcccatccatccccacaGAGGTgaccttttgttttcctttcaacttttttttcctttttcctttttttttttttttttttttttttttttgcaccaaaGTGGCAACTGGGTCAGTGTTGGGGATCAGGCAGGCTCTGGGTGGAAGGgcccctccacctgcttctccctGGTTTTGACAGTGTTAGCGTCTGTGAAAAGACAATATTCTCTCTAAAGCAATAAGGGGGTGATGGGCCAGGGGGAAATGTCTTGCTGCTGCTGGCCCCCAGCTCCCTTTCCCTCTTGCCATTGTGGAGGCATTGGAGGGATGGGAGAGACTCCTGTTGTGACTGAATGTAAcctaccctccccctgccacagccaatgcagggggagggagggcacttgtctcttcctgccccttcccccagctaaagagactttgaacttgggGGCCCATGAGCCTGGAGAGGCCTTAACCCTGTGAGGAAGTGTAGGGGGagccctctcccaccccatcccctctgAGAGTGGTCAATGTTTACAAGCCCTGAGCCCCTAGCCCAGGGACTCAGATGCCCCCCATCTTAATCCTTTCCCCATCCTAGTCTTACAGGgcccccctgccccaccctgcccccttgGGGTTCAGGGCAGTGTGGGTGTCCTGTGTGTCCCAGTTTTGCCCTACCTCTACCCTGTGTGACTTCCCTAATACCCACTCTTGTAAATACTCCCAATAAACTTGGTGTGTTCTCCCAGCCTACCTGTCTGCCAGCTTTTCCATGCTACTGAGCTGGGGTAAGgcacggtggtggtggtggtggtggggtgccTCTGGGAAATGCTGGCCTCAGCCTCATGTAGAGCAAGAATGGGGTACCCCCCTGTCTTAGAGGAGCCAAATACCCACTACCTGTCTgcttagggagggagggagggagggaggcggcGAGCAAGGAGACTATGTACAGAGTTGGAAGTGGTTCCTTTatggaaaaactgaaaatataataaaaattaaaataaaaccagttaAAAAAGCCAGCCCCTGGAGTTtccacctcctgcctctggccctcCAGAGGGGTGAGGCCCTGGCCCCAGGGCAGCAAAGGGTGAGGGCTTTCctgcccttcctcttcccccattCCATCCCCGACTTTTATCTCCACAGTGGGGGCCCCCCCCGagaggaaccaaacctgggtatGGGAGCAGGACCGGAGGCCCTGTAGCCCAGGGAGGGAGGCTTGGCACGTGTACCCAGCCCCAAAGCTCCGGGCCTGTAGTGTGGGCATGGGCAGGGCTGCTCCCTGCCTGAGCCCATCTGGGGTTGGGGAGGTTAGTTCCAGATCTTGAGGAAGGAGTCCCAGGAGCCTGTAGCCACGGCCATTCCATCATCTGTGACCCCAAGGCAGCTCACACGGTTATCATGGCCAGCGAGGACacctggagaaggaagggaaggacgTAGGAAGCGGTCTGGCCCACACTTGgccacctctgccttctgtgggctCTGAGCCCTCACCTGCACGGTCACCCTTCATGGCATCCCAGATGTTGCAGTTGAAGTCGTCGTAGCCGGCGAGCAGCAGCCGGCCGCTGCGCGAGAAGGCAACCGAGGTGATGCCGCAGATGATGTTGTCATGGGAATACATGAGCAGCTCCTGATCAGCCCGCAGGTCAAATAGGCGACATGTGGCGTCATCTGATCCCGTGGTGAAGGCGTAGCCATTGGGGAAGAACTGCAAGATTTGGGCCAGAGATGATGAGAGTGGGGGGCAAGGCCAGGGGCATGGGATAAAGGGGGGCAGCTCACCGTACTCCTCCTGACTTACAGCCACAGCATTGATGTCCGACTCGTGACCTATGAATGTCTGTCGGCACATGGAATCCCGAACATCCCACAGCTTGATGGAGGCGTCACAGGCACCTGACACAAAGGTGCGGCCATCGGGGGCCAGTGACAGGGACATCACATCCCCACTGTGTCCAGCAAACCCCACCGTCTGCTGGCCTGTCTCAATGTCCCACAGGGCACTGGAGAGGCAACAGGAGGAAGGATTAGGAGAAGACTAACGGACAGAAACCCTGGCTTAACTACCATATGAGCCCAACCCTGACAGGGCCCTCGAGGAAGAGGGCCTGAAACCCTAAGTGGTAGGGGAGCCACTTGGCCACCACACCGAGTGTGCCTGCCACCTGTAGGGCGCTGGATCCCCCAAGGCAGGGAGCCAGCCCGGCAAAGCCTCACCAGGTGGTGTCCCCAGAGCTGGTGATGATCTGGTTGTCGTCCAGGAAGCGGCAACATGACAGGTACCCTGGAAAAAGGAGGTTGCAGTGAGGCATTTTAGAGGACAGgcatccttcccttcccctgacCATGTCCTTGCCTCTTCTGGCTCCACTCACCAGTGTGGCCAGGCAGCTCTCTGCTGACCCTGACATTGCCCTCTCGGGTCTTGAGACTATAGATGGAGCAGATGTTGTCCAAACCCCCACAGGCCACAAAGTTCCCTGAGGGGGCGTAGGCACAGGTCATGACCCAGGAGGAACGCAGAGGGATGGCGTGGACCTAGAGGAGAGCAGCACCCTGAGTCAGAGTCAGCCAGGGACTGGTAGCCCTGTCCCACCCGCTTTGGGTACCAGCTTTACCTTGTTAGTGGTGTAGCTGTCCCAAATGATGAGCTTTCCATCCTGGGAGGCGCTGACCAGCAGCCTGGCGGGCCAGTGGCAGACAGCTCAGGGtgtggaagagaggcccctaacCCTCCCTGGCTAGAGAAGCTTTTTAGAGGCATTCCCCCAAATCCTCTCAGGATGATCCTGGATCCCTGGTCTTCTAAGGATACTGGGAATCAGTCTTCCCCAATTACTGACAGGTCCTCCCACACCCTGCACTATCACTCTGCCCATTACATAAAATCACCCCACAACCTAGGCACACTAAGGCAGGGGCCACCCACGCACCTTGAGTCTGTCCCCCAGTGCATGGCATAGATTTTTGCCAGGTGTCCACGGAGGGTCCTCCGTGTTCTCATCTGAATTCGCCCCACTGGGTCCAGCCCAGCTGTGATCTGGAACAACGGAGCGACTGGGGTGGTACTCGGAGACCCAAGCAACGGAAGGCCATCCAACACCCCCCAATTCCTCGGTGCCCCGGGATAGCTCTGTAGTCACCTCACCTGGGTCAGTGTGGAATCCCCGCATGCTTTTCTGGCGTCCTGTGAGTGACGGGGCAGtgcaagaaagggaaaggagagaagcgAGTGCGGAGGTGAGGAAAGAGTAAGGAAGACAGGAGACGGGGAAGGTGAGCTGGGAGACATTTGGAGACCAGggttccctttctcctcccaccctgcaacagacagacacacaccggCCACAGGCAACCCATTCTACTCAGGTCAAAGGGAAGCAGCACACTCAAGCCACGCCTGGCTGGGCTCGGCCTCCCCATCACAGCCACCAGGCCCTCACCCGGATCTGGTTCCGGAGCTGCTCGGCCTCCTGTCTCAGTTGCTCCAGCTCACTCATGGCGCCGGGCCCGTGGGGCGGGGTTGGGGGCGGCTGGGGGCCGCGGGAcgggggctgggggaggcagcTCCTGGCCGCTGGCCCGAGGCCTGGGGGGGGGNGGGGGGAGAGAATGCAAGGCTGACGTCAGGCCCCCAGACGGCCCGGGAAGCGGCAGGGAAAGGCGGGGTGGGAGCGCAGGGCCGGGAAAGGATCTGCCGGGCCGGGGGAGCAGAGGACGTGGTACCCAGGGGAGGGTCGGGGTCTCCGGCACCGAGAGACGTTGCCAAGGGACAAACGACTTCCCCAATCTTCCTCCCGGGCCCCCGGAAACGGAGTGGGAAGTGCAAGAGGAAGAGCAGGGGGGAAACCCCTCCCTCGGACAGCAGCCCGGGCGGGACACTCGGGCGGCAGgaactggggatgggggtgggggggagtccCTTCGAAAACAGACCTGGCGTCCGCCCCAGCCCGCACAAGGCGCCGCCCTCCCAGcacctaattttaaaaaggggcGGTACCTCTTTAAATTCACCCCCACACACCgcacaccctccacacacacccccagctAAGACAGAGGTggcgatgggggggggggatgaggggaGAAGCTAGGCTGTTCGTGGGGTTGCCTAGGCAACCGTCACCCGGACTAAGAGCACCTCATTGGTGAAGTGCCCCCACCCGAGCCTCGTTGCCAAGGCAACCGCATCCGCGGCAGAGACCTGTAGGGTGGGTGACCCCACCCCCGGCCCCCATCGCCCCCGCCCGACCTAGTCTCCCGCCTCTTACCCAGAACCGGCCAGGGTGGCTGTTTACAGGATTTGGGAAAAGCCGATTGAGCCACTAATAGGTTCGGGACGGCTCAACCCGGGATAATCCCCATTCCGGGCCGGCTGCACCCCATTAGCTGCTGGTCAGGGCGAGCCCCCAAGCCGCCAGCTCTCCCCTCGGCACCGAGGTCGCCCGCCCCGCCGCGCCCGCGCAAAGCCCGGGGGAGCCTCTCAGAAGTCATTAAGGCTCCGAAGGGAGGCCCCTGGCCCCGGGGCGCGGAGCTGCTCTCTCCCAGGCGCCGGCGAGCGGCCCCAGGCGGCTCGGCCCGCTGCCCCGAGGTCCCCCTGGGGCCCAGCTCTGCGCTCGGCGGCCCCCGAGGCCTCGCTGGCACCGCTCCAGCCTCCGACGTCCTGCCTTCCCCGGGGCACCTGTGCGATCCGGCCGTGCCCACTGCACTCTAGCGACCCGGGCGTCCCCCACCCGGCTCCCACTTCCCCCGCAGCCACTGGGCGTTCCTCTTCCCCGAAGACATTTCCCCTCCAGAAGTTCGGCTTTCTGCGCCAGGGCCAGAGGACGCCCCTCCAAAATGAGGGAGGGGGCGACGACACCCCCACTCCAGCTGTGGACAGAGCCCCTTCCTTCCCGCTGACAGCAGCCCAGGCCTGGGGCAGATGCAAAACGGGGCCAGGAAGACGACACGGGGTCGGGGGCCCTGCTCCCAGCCCTCAGATCCCCATTACCCTCCAGTTCCCTCAGCAGCTCCTCGATTCGAGGGATAAAGCAACCATAGCCccccagtccaaaaaaaaaaaaaaaaaaaaaggggggggtgccACCGCCTCCGCAGGTgcgagaggaggagagagggggtccTCGGATCTGGCGGCTGGACGCGCGGGCTGGCCGTGCTGCCCAGTGCAGTGGGCCCGGCCCGCCGCTCCCAGGACCTCCATATTGCCCAAAAGAAAGCCGGACGAAGGGGACACAGGCGACTTAAGAGGTGCCAGACCCGGGGTAAGGGTTTGTAAAAAGAAGAAGGTGCTGAGATCTCCAGTCTAGGGGGTCGGGAGCTGAGAACACACGGCCAGAGCCCGAATCAGGGGACAGCAGGGTGGAGACgaagaccagggtggccttgaggCCTTAGCTGGAGCTGCTGGGGCCCCGGAGCTCTGCAAGGCTGAGGCAAGCAGGGGTGTGAAAGGAGTGGGCGCCGGGGTGGTTACCCCGGGGCGGGCAGCAGGGTGGCGGTGGGGAAAGGGGGGCGGGACAGGGCAGAGAAGAAACCCAGAATTTAGCCCCCCAACTCTTAAGGGAGCAAGCGGCCAGgcggggctgggctgggctgggctgggctgggctggggggggtcgtccagattttaaaataattgccaCTGATGTGGCAGGGAGCGCATGCATTATTGAAGCCGAGGGTCCCCCCCTACCCCCCAGTTCCCCTTCCGGGTTTGGAAACGACCGggccagaggaagggaggggaggtctGGGGAGTTACGTCCGTTTCCCAAGAGCCAAACCCGGGAGACGGAAGGAGCCGAGGCTTCCCCCtgccgcacacacacacacacacacgcacacccgtGGGGATTTGGGGCTGGGGGAGACGAGGACTCCTTTTGTCAGCGGAGGTACCTGAGGTGGCGGGACTCTGCCAAGGGGTCGCGGGCAGGAGCGCGGGAGGTCCCGTCTTCCTCCGCGGCggaggcggcagcggcggcggcgacgCGGATGGATTTCCTCAGGCGCCCCAACCCTGCCGTCCAGCGCAGCTCCCCAGAGCGGAGGGATCCCGCCCGCCAGTGACGCGGCCGTCGCCGTCGCCGTCGCCGCCGCGCCCAGGGCCGGGCCGGGCGAGACCAAGGCTCAGGCgtgcggggggggggagcctAGGGGCGATCGCCCCGCTCCGGGCGCAAACCCCGACTCGGCCACAGTCAGGGCGCCGTCCCACGTCCTCCTCACCCATCCAAGATCACACGACGGGGCTTACTGCCTGGGAAAAGGAGCAAAGACATCCTCCCTGGGGACAGCAGAAGTGGTATAGGCATGAGggagggtggaaaaaaaaaaaaaaaaaccctcccaggTCACGTGATCGACCTCCTTCACCCCccctccacaccccccccccggaTTGGGCGGCTCCAGACTGGAGGCAAGAAGGCCCAATTCTCGGGTTGGCCACGCCCCCTGGCGAGTCCACGCCCTTCCCGGAGGCGGAACTAGGGAAGTCTTAAACCAGTGCAGGACAGTGGGGCAGGAAAAGACGGCGAGTGGTTTGGCGACCACTAGGATCCCATAAAATGCCAGTTAGAGGGAATTACACCCAGACAGTTCTTCAAGCGCAGCACTGGCGGGGGGTCGTAGGCCCCCTAGACTAAGCCTCATACCGCTGCAATAGCAGTGCATGTTTGTTGATTTGCATacttaaaggtttttgttttgtgatggaGTATCATGCGCCCCGCCCCCCGCGCCACAAAGCCCAGGATGACCCTAAACTGATAATCCTCCTGCTTACCTCtaccaaatgctggaattacaggtacaCATCCCTGTGCCTGATTTATCCAGGGTGGAACTTAGGGCTTCATACATTGCTAGGCAAACGCCCCACCAATGGAACCACATCTCCCACcaatacttttttgtttattcatccTCACGATGCTGACTATGGACACAGGCTGCAGAGTTGAGATACGATCTCAACTTTAATAACCATTGAAGAAAACTACACGGCGGAGCACCCCCACCAAGGGAACACAGCATAAGAATGAGCCTGCATTTCCATGTCTGTTAAACGAGTATGCTGAAGGTTACCCTTGAGTCCCCTGGATTGTTGGAGGACTGACCCCCATAGATTGTGAAAATGTTTTGGCAAGGTCCGAGTTGTCCTGTGGCCTTTGAGACAGTCCTCGGAGTTTAGGAGATCAAAACACACTATTCAACATAGACTGTAGTGAAGTATACTTGTAGAGACAATAGAAAGTTCACATTTGTCTTCGCCCACAtattgagttagaggccagcctgagccacaagagaccttgtctcagaaagtgTGTTGAGGGACACGGTTgcagagatggcccagtcagcaAAGCGCTTACCACGGAAAcgtaaagacctgagtttgatcccagaaaaccaaggaaaagaaaaaaagccaggcacagtagccACACCTATACTCTAGCCCCAACACTTGCAGGCCGGGATGGAAAGTGCCCTGAGAGCTCGCTGGTCAGGGAGTTCATGTGAGAGTTCTCAAGTTccgtgagagatcttgtctcagataTTAAAGCAGGGGCAgctggcttggcagttaagagcacttaccgCTTTTCAAGAGGACCAGGGGTCAGTTGCCAGGCCGCACATGGTTGTCTCAtagccttctgtaactccagttcggggactcaaatgccctcttctgatgcaccAGGTATGTCATgcaaggcacacacatgcatacatgcaaaatattcatacacgtAAAGTAGCCACAGGGTAACTGAGGATGATCCCATCCCCCTCTGCCAACTTAAATCCCCGAGGCATCAGATGTGGTGGCCACCCTTGTAAAGCCAGACCTCCATATCagcaccctgtctcaaaaacacgggacaaaaagcaaaacaacaccaGCAAGGCCACTCGTTCACCTTGCCCTTTAATTGACATTTATTAGGCACAGAAAACACACGTGCACTTACGACTCCCATGACTTATATAGATAACAGGTTCAGCATTACAGTTTGGAAAAGACCTTACAGATAGTTTTTTACTTCGGTTTCCTCAAAGTACCGAGGGCCAAAGTGACTTCCTTAAAGCCACGTAGATGTGAGAGCTGCCTAAGGCGGCCAGCCTCTGCAGAGCTTCGTCCTCTCGGGCTGGCTTCAGTGTTAATGGGTTTCAATGGTTTAGCTCATCCAATCAATATTCACTGAGCCCCAGTAATGTCCAGGCTCTCTCCTACTCACGGAGGATAGCAGCTTACCTTGCAAGGAGCCTGTGgtttacagaggagaaagataGAAGCCAGGCATGGAAATACAGCAAGTGTCGATGCTCTGGACTGATTGCCTTGCTTTtatgacagaagcaacttaaggaaggggtCATtcaggctcacagtttgaggggacaCAGTCCACCATGGTGGCGAGAGCTTAATGGCAGGGGTGTGAGGAACTGGTCACAATTGCTTACACACAgtcagaaaacagagaggaaCACTGCTGCTCGGCcggctttctttctccttttttattaagTCCAGAGCCTCAGGTGAAGCCATGGTGTCTCCCACACtcaaagtgggtcttcccacctccactAAGTCTTTCCGGAAAGACCCTTTCGGACACACCTAGAAACTTGTCTCCTAGATGATCCTAACtcttatcaagttgacaatcaagattaacagTCACGGGGctggattcattctctctctccactgcatCAGGGAGTGCACTACATCTCAAAGAGGAGACACTTGAGGAGGAAGGTAAGAGCTTTAGATTTGAGGGGCCAAAATGTCTACTGCGTTGTGTGGAAGGTGGTCTAGGGTTCAGTGCAGAAATCTGGCT includes these proteins:
- the Gnb2 gene encoding guanine nucleotide-binding protein G(I)/G(S)/G(T) subunit beta-2, which gives rise to MSELEQLRQEAEQLRNQIRDARKACGDSTLTQITAGLDPVGRIQMRTRRTLRGHLAKIYAMHWGTDSRLLVSASQDGKLIIWDSYTTNKVHAIPLRSSWVMTCAYAPSGNFVACGGLDNICSIYSLKTREGNVRVSRELPGHTGYLSCCRFLDDNQIITSSGDTTCALWDIETGQQTVGFAGHSGDVMSLSLAPDGRTFVSGACDASIKLWDVRDSMCRQTFIGHESDINAVAFFPNGYAFTTGSDDATCRLFDLRADQELLMYSHDNIICGITSVAFSRSGRLLLAGYDDFNCNIWDAMKGDRAGVLAGHDNRVSCLGVTDDGMAVATGSWDSFLKIWN